Sequence from the Rhizobium sp. TH2 genome:
CTGCGTGATCCCTCGGTCGCTGTGCGACACGCCAATGGAGCGGCGAATATAGGCAGAAAGAAAATTGCAAGCTAGATGTGAGCAGCTATTGGGAGCCATTCTGTTGGCTCAAACGGAGTTGGATGGTCGACCGGTGGGCCACGCGTCGCAGCGAGGCTCTATGGCCAAGCCGGCCGGTCGATCAGGCGGCCCGTTTCGGCCATATTCGCGGCGCGCCCTCCGCACTACATCCCCCATACCACCGCCTGTTCATGCCGCTTGATCAGCGATTTCAGATCCTCGAATGACGTGCCGATGTAGCGCGCGAACTGGTCGATGGCCGGCACACGCGGTGCATCGGCGCGTTTCAGCAGCCCCAGCGCGCGATCGGGATGCGGGATGGTCACCGGCAGGGCAGTGATCGATTTTTCGTTGCGCAGCGCGAAGACCACGCTGTGCGGCATGATCGTCAACGCCTGCGATGTCTTGAGGTAGTTCACCACGCTCATCAGCGATCCGCCGGAATAGCGGATCTTGATCTCGGTCGCCCCGAAGGACAGCAGCATGCCGCGCAGGTCGGCCATCAGCGGACTGCCCGGCGGCGGCGCGATCCAGGGATAATCGAGTAGATGCGCGGGCTGCGGCCGCCTCTTGAGCAGCAGCGGATGCGTGACGCTGCAGGCGATCACGTTGCGGCCGGGTAGGATCTGCTGGAAGGTCATGCCGGAACCTTCATCAAGGATATCGATCGGGCAGATGGCAAGGTCGATCTGGTCGGCCTGCAGGGCGGCGCGAAGATCGGGGAAATAGCCATAGGTGAGATCCACCCGCACGTCGGGATGACGGGTCTGGAACTCGGCGATCATCGGCGCGATCAGCGCATCCATGAAGAACGGCGTACCACCGACTCTGACGACGCCGCTCTTGCCGACGCGAAAACTCTCGATGGTTTCCGATGCCTTGCGGCTGGCCGCCAGCATGGCCTTGCCATGTTCGGCCAGTGCCCGCCCGAGTGCCGTGGGCTGCAATGGCCGCTTGCCCCTGACGAACAGCGGCTCGCCGACACGCTTCTCCAACATCGACAGGGTGCGCGACACCGCCGGCTGGGCCAACCCCAGCAGGGCCGCGCCTTCGGTGACGCCACCGGACTGGACCACGGCGGCGAGCTGGACAAGATGTCGTTCGTCGAACTTCATAACAAATCGTTATATAGATTAGCAATCAAATCATCAACGGCGTGGTTTGTCTTTGCTACTCTCACCATAAGCCATCATCCGGGAGGGAGAGCATGCGGCAGGCAAAGCCAGCGCCGAGTTTCAGCGAGAGCAATTCCGCTGACATTTTCGCTGAGCGCCTTGCCGGCGTCGAGCAGAAGCCGCTGCCGCAAATTCTCGCCGCCGCCGTCCAGCATCTCCACGCCCTGATCCGTGATTTCCGCCCGACGCCGGAGGAATGGAAGCGCGTGATCGCCTTCCTCACCGAAGTCGGCCATGCCAGCGACGAGCGTCGCCAGGAATGGGTTCTGCTGTCGGACCTGCTGGGCGCTTCGGCACTGGTTGAGGAAATCAATTCCCGCCGCCCCAGGGGCGCGACGCCCAATACGGTGCGTGGCCCCTTCTATCGCGCCGATGCCCCGCACTATCCGCTCGGCGCTTCGATTTCGCTCGACGGCGTTGGCGAGCGCTTGCTCGTTTCGGGCAGAGCGCGGGATCTCGACGGCCAGCCGATCGCGGGCGCGGTCATTGAGACGTGGCAGGCCAATGCGCAGGGTTTTTATGAGAACCAGCAGCCGGATATGCAGCCGGAGTTCAATCTGCGCGGCATCTTCAAGACCGGCCAGGATGGCGCATTCCATTACAGCACGGTGCGGCCCTCCGGCTACGGCGTGCCCGATGATGGGCCTGTCGGCATGCTGTTCAAGCAGGCGGGCTATTCGTTGCGCCGGCCGGCGCATCTGCATTTCATGGTCAGCGCGCCGGGCTTCGAACCCATTACCACCCACATCTTCGACGCCAGCGACCCGCATCTCGCAGGCGACGCAATTTTCGGCGTGAAGCAGGAACTGGTCGTCGATTTCGAAGAGGCTGGCGATGGCTGGAAGGCTGACGTGACCTTCGTGATGGCGCGGTCGAGAAATGGAGTACGCACATGAGCCGACTGTTCACATATCAGGGCAGCGCGGCCCATATCGTGTTCGGCGAAGGTCGTAGCCAGACGGCAGGCGAGTGGGTCGAGAAGCTCGGCTGCAGCCATGCGCTCGTGCTCTCGACACCGCACCAGAAGGCAGATGCCGAAGCGCTGTCAGCAAGGCTCGGCCCGCTTTCATCAGGCGTCTTCGCCGGCGCGGTGATGCACACGCCGGTGGAGGTGACCGAAACCGCGATGCAAGTCGTTCGCGATAGCGGCGCCGATTGCGTCGTCTCGCTCGGCGGCGGTTCGACCACCGGCCTGGGCAAGGCGATCGCCTATCGCACCGACCTGCCGCAGATCGTCATTCCCACCACCTATGCCGGCTCGGAAGTGACTTCGATCCTCGGCCAGACCGAGGGCGGCCGCAAGACCACGATCAAAGATCGCAGAATACTGCCGGAAGTGGTGATCTATGACGCCGGCTTGACCACCGGCTTGCCCGTCACACTCTCGGTTACGTCAGGGCTCAACGCCATGGCGCATGCGCTCGAGGCTCTCTACGCGCAGGACCGCAACCCGATCTCCAGCCTGATGGCATCAGAGGGCCTGCGTGCCTTCAAGTCCGCGCTGCCAGCTATCGTGGCGACGCCAGGCGACCTCTCTGTCCGGGCAGATGCCCTCTATGGCGCCTGGCTCTGCGGCACGGTGCTCGGCACGGTCGGCATGGCGCTGCATCACAAGATCTGTCACACGCTGGGCGGCACGTTCGATACGCCGCATGCCGAAACGCATGCGATCATGCTGCCGCATACCGCAGGCTTCAATGCCGTCGCCGTGCCTGAATTGCTGACGCCGGTCGCCGAGATTTTCGGCGGATCGGTGGGCGGTGGTCTCTGGGATTTTGCTAGCTCGATCGGTGCGCCCATGGCGCTCCGGGAACTCGGCCTGACCGAAACCGATCTCGATCGCGCAAGCCAGATCGCCGTCGAAAATCCCTATTGGAATCCGCGGCCGATCGACCGCCGGTCGATCCGCGAACTTTTGCAGCAGGCGTGGGAAGGCAATCGCCCGAACGAGGCCTGACGAGGACCAGATAGAACCAACGAGGGCCGCGAGGAGGCGGCCTTTATACGGGAGAGAGGAATGCCGATTCTTGAACTGGATGGAGTGTCGAAAAAGTTCGGGGCGTTGACCGTCGCCGAAGCGATTTCGTTCGCGGTCCAGCCGGGCGAGGCGCTCGGCATCATCGGCCCGAACGGCGCCGGCAAATCGACGCTGTTCAACCTCATCACTGGCAATATTCCCGCCGATGCGGGCACGATCCGCTTCGAAGGCCACGACGTGACGCGCA
This genomic interval carries:
- a CDS encoding LysR family transcriptional regulator, which produces MKFDERHLVQLAAVVQSGGVTEGAALLGLAQPAVSRTLSMLEKRVGEPLFVRGKRPLQPTALGRALAEHGKAMLAASRKASETIESFRVGKSGVVRVGGTPFFMDALIAPMIAEFQTRHPDVRVDLTYGYFPDLRAALQADQIDLAICPIDILDEGSGMTFQQILPGRNVIACSVTHPLLLKRRPQPAHLLDYPWIAPPPGSPLMADLRGMLLSFGATEIKIRYSGGSLMSVVNYLKTSQALTIMPHSVVFALRNEKSITALPVTIPHPDRALGLLKRADAPRVPAIDQFARYIGTSFEDLKSLIKRHEQAVVWGM
- a CDS encoding dioxygenase; translation: MRQAKPAPSFSESNSADIFAERLAGVEQKPLPQILAAAVQHLHALIRDFRPTPEEWKRVIAFLTEVGHASDERRQEWVLLSDLLGASALVEEINSRRPRGATPNTVRGPFYRADAPHYPLGASISLDGVGERLLVSGRARDLDGQPIAGAVIETWQANAQGFYENQQPDMQPEFNLRGIFKTGQDGAFHYSTVRPSGYGVPDDGPVGMLFKQAGYSLRRPAHLHFMVSAPGFEPITTHIFDASDPHLAGDAIFGVKQELVVDFEEAGDGWKADVTFVMARSRNGVRT
- a CDS encoding maleylacetate reductase; this translates as MSRLFTYQGSAAHIVFGEGRSQTAGEWVEKLGCSHALVLSTPHQKADAEALSARLGPLSSGVFAGAVMHTPVEVTETAMQVVRDSGADCVVSLGGGSTTGLGKAIAYRTDLPQIVIPTTYAGSEVTSILGQTEGGRKTTIKDRRILPEVVIYDAGLTTGLPVTLSVTSGLNAMAHALEALYAQDRNPISSLMASEGLRAFKSALPAIVATPGDLSVRADALYGAWLCGTVLGTVGMALHHKICHTLGGTFDTPHAETHAIMLPHTAGFNAVAVPELLTPVAEIFGGSVGGGLWDFASSIGAPMALRELGLTETDLDRASQIAVENPYWNPRPIDRRSIRELLQQAWEGNRPNEA